From the genome of bacterium:
ATCTCCATCAATTGGAAACACTAAATATCCTACCTATTGATTTAGTTATCGTTAATCTTTATCCTTTTGCTGAGACTATTCAACGAACAAATAATTTAGAAGAAATTATCGAGAACATAGACATTGGAGGAGTAGCTTTAATTCGAGCTGCAGCTAAAAATTACTCTTATGTGGTTACCCTCGTTCACCCTGATAATTACCAAGATTTTATAGAAACCTTAAAAAAGAACAGCGGTGAAATTCCAGAAGAAGTAAGTTTTAATTTATCCGTGGAAGCCTTTATGCTTACTGCTCGTTATGACACCATTATCTCTAATTATCTATACCAACGGCTCCCCGGCAAAGATCTCTTTCCTGAAACCTTAAATCAAAGTTATCAAAAGATTACTGATTTAAGGTACGGAGAAAATCCTCATCAAAGAGCAGCTTTCTATAAAGAACTATCTAAGACTGAACCAAGTGTCACTACCGCCGAAAAACTTCAAGGAAAAGAACTCTCTTTTAATAACATTTTAGATTTAGATGCTGCTTTAGAGATAGCTAAAGAATACGAAGAGGCCGTGACTGTAATCATTAAACACACTAATCCTTGTGGTATTGCTACCGCTACTACTTTAGCCCAAGCTTATAAAGAAGCTTACCAAATAGATCCTATTTCTGCTTTTGGAGGAATCGTTAGCTTTAATAGAGGAGTAGATGAAGAAGTAGCCTTAGAAATAATAAAGACTTTTTTAGAAGCAGTAATTGCTCCTGATTTCACTAAGGAAGCTTTAAATATATTAAGCGAAAAAAAGAATCTTAGATTACTAAGATATGAGCCTTTAGAAAAGTTTAGTTACGAT
Proteins encoded in this window:
- the purH gene encoding bifunctional phosphoribosylaminoimidazolecarboxamide formyltransferase/IMP cyclohydrolase, whose protein sequence is MIKIRRALISVFDKRGIIPLVKMLSDLGVEIISTGGTAEIIKDMGVSMKLVSDLTSFPEILEGRVKTLHPKIHGGILAKRQSSHLHQLETLNILPIDLVIVNLYPFAETIQRTNNLEEIIENIDIGGVALIRAAAKNYSYVVTLVHPDNYQDFIETLKKNSGEIPEEVSFNLSVEAFMLTARYDTIISNYLYQRLPGKDLFPETLNQSYQKITDLRYGENPHQRAAFYKELSKTEPSVTTAEKLQGKELSFNNILDLDAALEIAKEYEEAVTVIIKHTNPCGIATATTLAQAYKEAYQIDPISAFGGIVSFNRGVDEEVALEIIKTFLEAVIAPDFTKEALNILSEKKNLRLLRYEPLEKFSYDERDHDLKKVTGGGLLVQERNIKKITLKDLNIVSKRVPDQEELRALIFGWKAIKHIKSNTILVSLVDKIIGFGIGQTSRIQAVKIALRQAGEKAKGAVMISDAFFPFPDSIEEAYRAGITSIIQPGGSMRDDEVTEAVDKYKMSMVFTNLRCFKH